ttcaaaaATTACCTTTTTTTTGGAGAAAAGATCTTGCAAAACGTCTTTGAAGTTTACTTAAAAATTACTCAAGCGTCTGTAGCCAGCCAGAActtttttccaaaaaaatcAATTCCTTTCACCCACTTTTTTAAGTCTCTTATCTCGGTCAATATGAATCCAAAAcaaatttaagaaataaaaccaaGTCATGGACTCctatatgaaaataatatatttgttcAAAGgcaacagtgcgtatgagttaCAAGCTTGTTTTTTAGCATACTTTAAAGACCTCGATGTGCACCGTATAAGCGGATGTCAGTAGGACCTTCaaaatttccatacaaatgtGGCCTTAATGTGGACATCTTAAAATACAGTAAAGCCCGTTCGCTCCTCTTTGTGTGTTTCCATAATGTCGAGACTTAATGTTCTTGAAGTCTAAGCCGACTGACCCTGAGTTCGGCTAAATCTTTTACTGAATTACCCCTGCTTGGTATTACTTGCTTTCCAAACGAGACCTTGTTTCTTAAAATACTCTCATTAAATTTTCGACTTTGCATATTCCCGGAATAAGAAGATTCGTTTATTAGCTTAAGCCATTTTAATCAAAAGATATTAATCACTCTGACCTCTAAACATCACCCCGATTTAATAGCTCTCTTTTCGCCATAATTTATAAAGTCTTTAAACATAGCCATATGTGGTGCAATTCTGTTCTGTGCAAAGCTTAATATTTTCTCATTTTCCTTCAACAGACTTATCTTAGTATTatgttaatttttgtttatctaCAATATGTGTTAACGACTCTGTTATAACAATGTTTATCCAAtaacattaattttttattagctTAACCCCTTTTAATCAACAGCTAACAAACCCTCTGACCTCCGTAAATCAGCCCGTTTTGATAGCTCTCGCCGTCTTAATAACTTTAATCGTGGGTTAAGCATTCCTGTAATCGCCAAATATGTACCCAGAGCCCATCGATTTTAGCTCAACGTCAAATTTAATGGTTACAAATTGAACCCATTCACCTCATTAATATCGGGACATGACATGCCCCATCCGATTAGCCCTATTTGCATACTAATGTGGGCATTAAAAAGGCTCGATCGAGGACTAACCTGGTATCTGTCGAAGGCGATGGCCGTTATGGATATTGTCGACACGAAAATGCAAAGTGCCTGCAGCATTGCAATCATTTTGCACAGGATGGAGCAGGAGCCGTAGGGCCAGTACTTGGACAGGATCTCCATCAAGGTCAGCGGCATAGTGACCAGGCAAAGCAGCAAGTCTGAAAGTCCGATCGGATGAGAACCAGATTTCCTCCCGTCCAGGTGTTTCAACTCACCCGATATGGCCAGGTTCAGGATGAAGAGATTGCGGGCAGTGCGCATGATGGGCTTCCGGACCACGGCGATGACCACCAGAGTGTTTCCCAGGGCCCCGAATAGAATCAATACGCCGTACATGCTGATGAGCATGTGGTACCAGGGGCTGTCCACCGCCCTGTTGCTGAGGAACCTATCGATGAGCACCGGGTCCAGCGGCCTGCTCGCAGACTCGTTCAGTTCCGAGGTGTTGATGGCCGTGGTGTTGAGGGCGTGGATGGTGCCCAGGTCGAGGTAATCCAGCGGATGCCTGTCGTCGAGGTAGCGGccactgttgctgctgctggcataGCCGCCCAGGTGCTCCCCGGCAGCCAGTTGCCCGGGCTCCGTCTGATTCATGCTGATTATCTGGCAAACAGAGATGGCAAACAGGCTCTCATTATTCCCCAAATCCGCAACGGAAATATTCAATTGTCAGGGGGGGCAGAAGGTGGGTGGGGGTGGGGCTGTCGGCAAACTTTGCGTGCCACATCACGTATGATTTATGAGATTGGCTTGCAGCACACGCCACACATTCCAGCTGGCTGCGAAAGGCAAATTCCGCTGGTTTATGGGGCCGCCTTTGTAAAATACGGGGCAATAATCGTATGAAAAGTTTGTTCGGTGCCAGTAGGGTGCCCAGCACCAAAGGATTCTATGGGCAACCGACATGAATGAAAGTTCTGACGCCTCTGTGGCAGGCAAGCACTTTGAGAAATTTAAGGTATGGCTATAAAAACCAAGAAATATGGTTATattctgttaaaaaaatatatattgcaatttatttattttaaactatttaaatATCCCTTATAAAAGTTTTAATATGTTACCAaatcaataataaaaattaaattctttaCAAATTATTCATATGTCATAAAATATTAGAACTGATTTTTGGTTTGGCAAGATCAGCACGACCAAAAATGCTGTTTTCCTAAAAATATAATCgattaaataaaatgcatGGATAATTTAAATCAAAGGAAATCACGAaaagtatatttaaaataatacttttttaaacACATTAATAACATGGCTTGtattattttctaaaatattgtCTAAAATTGTAGCTAAAAAATGTAACAAAACTTTCTCCCTCCTTGCTGACATCCGAATAGAGTGCATTTAGACTACACAACTTTTATCTTGATGGATAATCCATTTTCCAGTGCTCTATTTTAATAATTGAGTTGAGATCTCAGGGCATGATAAAAACTTCAAACGCCCTCGCTATCCGCCTTTAAATGCCTTTCTGAACACAGACAATGGCCTTGGCTCATGGGACTTGACTCGCAAATTATCTGCCACAGGATAACTTTCACAAGGAAAAATCGTTCGCTCGGTTTTGAAGTTTTGTccgttgttttatttttgcaaaatgtcCTACCATTGGTGTCAATTTATGCAGTAACTCAATTTAAAGCCCCCCTGCCAGGCTCAAGTTGGTTGGTTGTTTTCCCTCGTAAATATTCATGCATTACCCGGCGCCCTAATTTATGCAGCACATCAGGGCGAGATATGCACTTAATTGGAAAAAGTCAAAAGTGCTGTTCTCGGGAATTTGTTTGAAGCCTGGCATTTGTTGCCTGAACAATATATCTTGGAGCCGAGGGACAGCCGTCAATCCCAGATACaaatacagatacagatacaggcAAGTTATAAATGACGACATTTGCTAAAAATAATGCTGTCATTTTATGCGCCGACTGGCTGCGCACTTGTCAGTATCGATAAAGCCGATGACCGAAGGTGGGCGAAACAGACTTATGGGGCGCCCAAAGGTAGGCTATGCCCCTGACAGCTGCGATAAATGAGGCGCTAATAAATCTCGCCAATCGGGGGATTAACTCGCCAGATACCAGATACAGGGGAATCGGAAACGAGCAGATCGGAGCAAGGCAGAGTTGCCAtggaaatttaatttcaaGTTGGCCGGCACTTAATTGACTAATATTTGCACTACCAACTTAAACATTGGAGCCTCGAGAGTTGGCCAGTCCTATATGGAAAGTCTGCCAACCGCAAACTGGTCAGTCAGCAAAATGGATGGGGTTCGGGTACGGGGGACTCCCCTTTCGCCCCAGGCGAAGAcctaataaaaaagttttccccCGCAAAAGAAGCAGTGAAAAACAGGCCGAAGTTGATCATCAATTTGTCGCAGAAGTTCCAATCACAGTCCGTACTCGAGTTTGAGGAATTGACTTCAAGGTGGAAATTGAATTTCCATGTATTTCTCCCCAAGGGAAAATCACTGCGCAGCTGCTTTCTCGGTTCGGTTGGGACACAGAACGGAAGTTGGTGTCGGGAGAATTATGTAAAGTAGCCTCAAGTCATCGGCAGTTGTCACAAATTTGGTATAATTTTCGGAGTACGAGTGCCTCCAGCCTTTCACTCCACTGGACACGCGGAGCGTGACAAAGGTTTTAAATGCCAGCCAGTTTTCAGGGGAATTCAAGTTCTATTCCAGCCTGCTGGCATTTCGACTCAGCTATTTTTGTGATTTATTTGTGGTGGGCCTCTTGTTTCACCCACTACAAGATGAATTTTATTGCCGCTTGTGCGATTTGTTTGCTCCGATTACCTAGTTACTGGCCCCTGCTGGCTGATGAATTTATCAGTTTGTGCCCAATAAGACACCCCTTTGCCTGCCCCCAGGATATATTCCTTATTAATTGAAGCCGATTTATTTTCCACATGGAAGTGGTAAGATCCGGCCGGAATTGGCCTCATCTATCCAGATGGTCAAGTCCAAATTGCAGTCTACGAAAGTGATGGGCTGTGCTTAAGCGAGTTCGAGACTGGGTTCCTTAGGAATAAATCATCTAAGCTGCTTAAGAGCTGAACGCAAATTCTCGCCCATTTGCCCAGGTCCTTTGCAAGTTAATCATGTTTTGTGTACCGTTTAACACTTCTTAAGTGTCAAAGAAAAGCCACAGAGTGCTgggataaaaatacaaattcatAGTACCCGAAATCCTGTCTATGCGACTGTGTAACCAGGACAGCAATTATTGCGTAAATGGATATGCCTCCTCTCGACTTTTAAGCCTTCTCCATCGAGGAGGGagcattattttgaaatttgtatGGTTCCTTCGCCAGCGAATTGGCCCCATTCGGGCTTGCACAGCCATATGGCCAAGTCAAAACCCAGACTGATTCCCCCCGAAGCAACTCGAACAAACTTTTTCATTTTAGGAACAAAGTAATTCCGTTCCGTTTGACATCTACTCCGAAATGGCTTCTTGAGCTGGCTTTAAGTATTTATATTGCAATTACACTCACCATCGTACCGCTCTGGCAATCTCCGCCGCCCTGGGgatatatactatatactaTATAGTATCGTATTGTTCTTCCTGGTCGTCGGTTGTTGTTTTTTCTTCTGCGTGTGACACGAGTGACTCTCTGTTTTTGTGGCTGCTACAGCAGCAGTTGCTCATTTAGTTTCCAATTTGAAATGCACTCAAGGGACTTCCCTGTTGTCTTGCCGTCTTGAAACTATaagaaatgaaaacatttCTGCTAATGGAAGTTTTGGTGGGGGGATGGACACATCTAGCTCTTAATCTCCTCCGCCAAGCTGCTTGTCAGCATAATCAACTTAATTAAAATGCTTCAAAAATTCCCGAAATTCAGCAAACTTTGGCACACGGGTCCCAACTTCTTAATCCCTCGTGCAACAAACACACGGGCCCCAAGCTAAAAAGTTTGCACAAGATAGTTGCAGTTTTAAGTGCCTTCGGGGTTCCAGTTTTGCATGCATTGGTATGCATAACTTTTGGAACATTTTCCAGATTCTGACGCACATTGAGGATGTTTTTTCCCGGTTAAGCCATGCTCAGTTGAGCGTTAAACCCTTTTGGCTGTACTGAGTTTAAATTGACTCAGCAGCCTGAAAGGCAACTGTTCAGTTTTTAAGTGAACTTTACTTAACTTTAATAAAGTACTACCTTAAATTTGGTTAAAACAGTTAAAGCTATTACACcgtttaattttaaaagtacTTTAATATGTAAGTAATGAATCAATAATTACCAAAccgattttaaaatatgttatacGTTCAGTACACACAATTAAAGGGTTTTTTTAATCACAAAAAATATCGCTCAGAAAATATTCTGATGGGAGCTGTTGAAATTCTTTAATTAaagtccaaaaaaaaaaacaataagcGGATTCAACGAACGCTCTGGCTTAATTATTTCACATATATTTGTTTGGCCTCAGATGGGTAATTCTTCATGTCACCATAGTTATAATTGCCGCAATATTCTTGTCCGTATTTTTTCATTAATGCACTAAATATGGCTTCAATATATGGCTGAAAATCAGCTTCATTATTCAGAGTCCATTAATAATGCCATTAAGCAAATTGCTTTTCGGTTTTCGGTATTTTGTGTTGAGCTGCACCACTCGTTTACATCTCATTACGCGCGATGCACATTCATTAATTTTCCATCTCCCTCAGTTTCCTGAGCACATCAACTGCCCCGTAGTTTCGTTAAATTATGATTTCTTCTTTCTGCCCGCACACGTCACTTGGCATTACAGTTTCGAAAGATTTGATTTCCCCGGAGACTCGCGGCgcaataatattttctttcgATTAATTCGCAACTTGCAGCTCAGATTCATTGAAGCGCGTTCCGGAaaataatcaaattaaatgCCGACAACTGCGGAGCGTCCGGCAGGCAATTAGCGAGTTTCCGCGGCCCACTTTTGGGGCAGGCTACGAATGGTCATAAATGTCGGGTTCCGTGCGAAATCTTCACGCCTTCAACTTTTTAATGGCGGCACATTGTTGGAGAAACAAACACTAAACACTGAGTTGAGGGCATACCTCTCAGAAATCGGAATTCCCCGTAGATCCAAAGAGTTTTCGGTCTCTGTGTTCGGCCACCTCAGAATTCTGAATAAATATGCGGCCGCATTTTGATTATTTCGCCTCTTTCACGCGATTTTGTTACAATAAGTTTCGGTGTTTAGTTGGGCTGTTTACTGATCTCCGATAACCACACGCGTGCACAGTCAGCGACCATCTGTTGGCTTTCGGTGCGCATCGCCTGCTTATATAGCCTCGCCGCGCACTGTATATCCGCCTGATTCGCGATTCCCGGGAGCgcgttgcgtatacgccgcGTGGCACACAAGTCGCAACTGAGGGCGCCGCATTTGGTCAACAGGCCGTGGGCCCTCGCTTCCTGCTTTGTTTGGGTTTTGGGCCATCAGCTGTGCGGAGCTTTCTTATCACCGAAGCCGAGGGGTGGAAAAGCTCTGCACACTGGCTTCAGGGTTGTCGGAAATTCGCATCAAGCTCTCAGAATGTCTACCAGGGAACTTGAATCATTTGACATCTGTCTTTCCGCAATCGGCCCAGGCTAAAGGCTATCATACTTAATCATCCGCCGCCTAAAGTGACGCAAAAATGACGTAATGTGATACTTTAAAGCACTGCTGATAGCTTATCTTTAAAGTGCTCAAAAATGTAATTTGGTGTACAAACAATCTTAATCGCAAACTGGGAATAACAACACTCTCTCATTCAGACACCACAATAAATTGTACAGAATTGTACCCAATAAAGGGATAAAATgctattaaatataaataatgctttataaattcaattcagtgaaattcaattttggtatatttatatttaatatttttaactttttaaattaaaataaacatcAAGGCTACTGCAGATCCAAGAGACCCTTACCATCCAGTATAGCTAAAAGTTTGGTTGCACTTCTGATCACAGCTTCGCTGGCGTAAACAGATGTCTGGTAACGAAGGCCTTCTGTTGTTTCCTTATAGAGACTTGAGAAGTCCGAGGTCTCCTCAGTGCCGTTGTAAATCATACAAGGCTTGAACATATGGGCCATAAGACCTGCGAAAGTATTTAGGTTTAGGCTATGTGTTTCGTTGATTAATTCTGCTTAACTTACTCATGAAACGGCGACGTTCGAACTGAAGCTGGTACTCCTCAAGGGTGGGAAATAGTCCCTTGTAGGAAAACTTTTCCAGGTTCGCCTTTAAGGCGTTGTAATGGTGCTCAACCAGTTCCGGTTCCTTGTCCCTCACTTCTTCCTTCAGGGAAGTGGTGAAGAAGTAATGCAAGTCGATGGTGGGGGAGGTGCAGTTGCTGAACTGAAAATCTATAGCCACGACAGTCTGGGGATTACCGGCATCATCGTACTGGAACATAATGTTGGTGGTCCAGCAATCGCCGTGGTTCAACGTCCTCAGATCACCATCACCCACATCGTAGACCCGAGCTCCGTACTCCATGATGTGGCTCCACAATTTTTCCAGCTTGTCGCCATAAGTTTGCTTCAGATTCGGATGGGCATTTATGAACCGCAAAAAAGCCCGAAACAAACCCGTAAAGACCTCAGAATAGGCCTTTTTGTCACGCGAAAAGAAGTGGGTGAAGAAGCACTTGGTCAGTAGCTCAGGATGGCGCTGTTGCAGGATTATGGATGCAGCATGGAACTTGGCCAGCATTTCCAGAGTCAGCTTAGTGTGAGCCAGATCCAACTGCTTCACTCGGTCCGCATTAACGAACTTGTACGGCGCCAGATCCTCTAGAATCATGGTGCTGTACTCCCGATCCACGGCGATGGCGTCTGCAGTGAGCTTTCCGTCCAGACCAGCTTCCTGCAGCAGTTCCTTCAACTTCGGAAGGACGAACTCGTACATGTCCATCTCCCGGGTGTAGAGTTCGTACTCGAAGAACACCTCCGCCTGGGGCACGTCCTCGGGCAGGGCCTGCTTCACGATGAAGGTCTTTTTCAGAACCGATCCATCGCCCAGCTGGTAGTCTACATAGATTCGGGTCATGACGCCCACGAAGTTCTCACCTTTTCCGGTCGCCGGCTTGACCAAGAGTTTCAGGACCATCAGCTGATCGTCCATGCAGTAAGTCCTCAGCCTGGACTGCAAGTACTCCTCGGTTAGCCAGTTGGGTAGCATTGTTTACGTGTTGCGGTTTCTCGAGCTTCTGACGTCTTAGCTCCGGTGCTCACGTTTATATTATGACGAAATGGGGATCTTATCGGGGACTATTATAGTGCAGCCGCGATAAGCTTTGTAATGGCAATTTGTGCGCTATCTCTAGTCTCGAGTGAATTCTCAGTTATACAAGGTCATTGTGAGATTGCGAATTGTACAGTGCCCAGTCACTCTCCCTAGGTTCTGCTTGACACTCGCCTAGTCATTCCCATTCTCGAACACTTTATTGAGTCGAATTCCAAATCTACAATCTTCAtttttgcttgttcgaataaAAAAGAAGTGATAATAGGGCTGCAGATAACAGAGATAGTACTAACCTAATTTGCCAATTCAAAagttgtatacccttgcagattACGCAAACTAAAGTATTACAATACAAAGATTGTCttttatacaaaatataaaataccgGCGGTCAAGCGCCTCACAGTTGGCCAAGGGTTGGCCGCGTTCCTCACTTATTGTCGAATAAGTGCCCGATTTTTTCATCTTTTGGCGAAagatattaacaaatataaaaaaaaattttaatgtgGGAGCCACAAACTTGTGCGAtttgcgggcgttagagtgggctcgGCACTCGGCTGAAGCAAACTTGGGCTTCATAGACAATTTGAAAATGTGAGTGCTTTGCAGAACATAGCCTTATGGGCGATTGTGGGCGTTTGTAGATCAAGTACTATATATACTTTGTGCGATCGGATAATAATTATTCTACCGGTTAcatacagtttttatgctacaatacaaattttaactgaaatgtatgcTCTACCATCGCCTATCaattgacaaaaaaaatgttgccacgctgACTCTAAAGACCACAATTTGAACGCcagaatacatttttattcagaaatgtattgtatgtACTCTTCCGCCCACAAGCCATCAAAAACCATGGACCTTTATAAAGAATGTATACGCGAATTCATCGACCCCAAATAAGAATTACATTTCGACATCGCTGTTTTTCATATTTCTGGTACATTGGTGTTaattttaaggaaaattttcttCAAGATCCGTACAgttaaaaaattaacaagGGATTCAAATTAACAGCAGGACAAGATACAACAAATTATAAGAGAAAATGGCTTAAACACtcaaaacatatttattatattactCAGTAACTAACAGTCTTATTTTAATGAGCATCCAATAAGCCCTTGGCATCAAGAACGGGTAATATTGTGTCAATTCTTCTCTGAATCTCTTCATTTTCATACATCGAGTCCTGGAACTTAATGCCCCCTGGAGTGTCCTGATAGAGATTTATGAACTCGCAGTCCTCGCTGCCTGTATATACCATGATCGGTTGAAATACGTTTGCAATAATTACACCTGCGAAATAAAAATACTTGTTTGAGCCAGAGTATAGGTATGCCTTCTTTTGAAACCTACTCAAAAATCGACGTCTCTCGAATTGGAGCTGATACTCAAACAGGCTGGGAAAGATCCCTTTGTAAGAAAGTGCCTCTAAGGTCTTCTTCAAAGCGTAATAATGGTACTGCACAAGCTCCAATTCCTTCGCCTTTACGTCGACCTTTAGCGAGGTACTGAAGAAGTAATGCAAATCGACCACCGGGGATGTTACGGTGCTGAACTGGAAGTCAATGGGCACGACAGTAGTGGGATTGCCCTCATCATCGTACAAATACATCACGTTTGTGGTCCAACAATCGCCGTGAACTAATGTCTGCAGGTCCTTCTCTCCCACGTCCACAGAGCGGGCGGCGTAATCCATTAAATTGGTAAGTATATGCTCCAACTTGTCTGCGTAGCGGTTCTTCAGACTCGGCTTGGTCTTGACATACCTGATGAATGCCCTAAACAGACCCACGAAGACCTCCCCGTAACCCTTTTTGTCTCTTGAAAAGAAGTGCGATGCGTAGTTCCGACTCAGAAGATCAGGTTCGCGTTGGTTCAGAACAATAGCTGCGGCATGGAACTTAGCCAGCATGTCCAATACTAGCTTGGTGTGAACCATGTCCAGTTGCTTTACTCTATCCGCATTCGTGTATCGAAGGGGCGCCAGATCCTCGAGGATCATGATGGTGCGTTCCCGATCAACGATTATGGCCTCCGCCATCAGTTTTTCGTTGAAGCCGGCCTCTTGAAGAATTTTGGCCATTTTAGGCAGGACAATGTCGTACATCTCCAGCTCCCGGTTGTAAACATCATACTCCGCGAAGATATTCGCCTGGGGAGCATCCGATGGAACGGCTTGCTTCAATATGTAGGATTTCTTTAGCTCAGCTCCATCTCCCTGCTCAAAGTCCACATAGATACGGGTCataacgcccacaaagttCTCCCCTTTC
This region of Drosophila subpulchrella strain 33 F10 #4 breed RU33 unplaced genomic scaffold, RU_Dsub_v1.1 Primary Assembly Seq354, whole genome shotgun sequence genomic DNA includes:
- the LOC119560580 gene encoding uncharacterized protein LOC119560580, producing MLPNWLTEEYLQSRLRTYCMDDQLMVLKLLVKPATGKGENFVGVMTRIYVDYQLGDGSVLKKTFIVKQALPEDVPQAEVFFEYELYTREMDMYEFVLPKLKELLQEAGLDGKLTADAIAVDREYSTMILEDLAPYKFVNADRVKQLDLAHTKLTLEMLAKFHAASIILQQRHPELLTKCFFTHFFSRDKKAYSEVFTGLFRAFLRFINAHPNLKQTYGDKLEKLWSHIMEYGARVYDVGDGDLRTLNHGDCWTTNIMFQYDDAGNPQTVVAIDFQFSNCTSPTIDLHYFFTTSLKEEVRDKEPELVEHHYNALKANLEKFSYKGLFPTLEEYQLQFERRRFMSLMAHMFKPCMIYNGTEETSDFSSLYKETTEGLRYQTSVYASEAVIRSATKLLAILDGKGLLDLQ
- the LOC119560963 gene encoding uncharacterized protein LOC119560963 — translated: MLPDWLTEEYIQKALKRFYKDNQLRVQKVWAKPATEKGENFVGVMTRIYVDFEQGDGAELKKSYILKQAVPSDAPQANIFAEYDVYNRELEMYDIVLPKMAKILQEAGFNEKLMAEAIIVDRERTIMILEDLAPLRYTNADRVKQLDMVHTKLVLDMLAKFHAAAIVLNQREPDLLSRNYASHFFSRDKKGYGEVFVGLFRAFIRYVKTKPSLKNRYADKLEHILTNLMDYAARSVDVGEKDLQTLVHGDCWTTNVMYLYDDEGNPTTVVPIDFQFSTVTSPVVDLHYFFSTSLKVDVKAKELELVQYHYYALKKTLEALSYKGIFPSLFEYQLQFERRRFLSVIIANVFQPIMVYTGSEDCEFINLYQDTPGGIKFQDSMYENEEIQRRIDTILPVLDAKGLLDAH